One stretch of Microbacterium faecale DNA includes these proteins:
- the menD gene encoding 2-succinyl-5-enolpyruvyl-6-hydroxy-3-cyclohexene-1-carboxylic-acid synthase, translating into MSAPDGASPATEAACALLDALVTLGVRHIVVSPGSRSQALALAAADLERTERVRLHVRIDERSAGFTALGIGRETRVPAAVICTSGTAAANLLPAALEAHHSGIPLLLLTADRPPELRGVGANQTTDQPSLFSSFARLAIDAPVPDGSAWPAQELAARAFVAAAGESVQGVAHLDLPFREPLAGELPEWFRGGRVRDADAVIAQARAMLPDPPEPTVLDRGPRTIVVAGADAGDDAEILAHQGGWPLVAEIVSGSRYGALAVAGYRAALADPKLGGRVERVVVVGHPTLQRETARLLARDDIDIVALAGAGESLDLNGSTRVAHAVQIAPGDVDEAWLRAWRIHGREHAIDLEPPAPDSAGLASTDPKTRLGAVRAELDAVRTPLDRAQLVAGVWRATWPHDRLVFGSSRLVRVADDVLRGKKVPVHANRGLAGIDGTIATGLGIALASQQDGAAGVTRVLLGDLALLHDIGSLLFAEGEPRPRIQVIVGNDRGGTIFDGLEVASVADPASMTRVLLTPPSVDLAPLAAAYGWEYTRAATRSELDVALTAPISGPQLLEVPLER; encoded by the coding sequence ATGAGCGCGCCTGACGGGGCCTCGCCCGCGACCGAGGCCGCGTGCGCGCTGCTGGACGCCCTCGTCACGCTGGGGGTGCGGCACATCGTCGTGAGCCCCGGCTCGCGATCCCAAGCACTCGCGCTCGCCGCAGCGGATCTCGAACGGACGGAACGCGTCCGCCTGCACGTGCGCATCGACGAGCGCTCGGCGGGATTCACAGCGCTGGGCATCGGCCGCGAGACGCGCGTGCCCGCGGCCGTCATCTGCACGTCCGGAACCGCTGCCGCCAACCTGCTGCCGGCCGCACTCGAGGCACATCACTCCGGGATCCCGCTGCTGCTGCTTACGGCCGACCGACCGCCCGAGCTGCGCGGCGTCGGCGCCAACCAGACGACGGATCAGCCGTCCCTGTTCTCGTCCTTCGCGCGCCTGGCGATCGACGCTCCCGTGCCCGACGGATCGGCCTGGCCGGCGCAGGAGCTCGCGGCGCGCGCATTCGTCGCCGCGGCGGGCGAGTCGGTGCAGGGCGTCGCTCATCTCGACCTGCCCTTCCGTGAGCCGCTCGCCGGCGAGCTTCCGGAGTGGTTCCGCGGCGGTCGCGTGCGCGACGCCGATGCCGTCATCGCGCAGGCGCGTGCGATGCTGCCGGATCCGCCTGAGCCCACCGTGCTCGACCGCGGCCCGCGCACGATCGTGGTGGCCGGGGCCGATGCGGGCGACGATGCCGAGATTCTCGCTCATCAGGGCGGGTGGCCGCTCGTTGCGGAGATCGTCAGCGGGTCGCGGTACGGCGCGCTCGCTGTGGCTGGCTACCGCGCGGCGCTCGCCGATCCGAAACTCGGTGGACGCGTCGAGCGCGTCGTCGTCGTGGGACACCCCACGCTGCAGCGCGAGACGGCACGTCTGCTCGCCCGAGACGACATCGACATCGTCGCGCTCGCCGGAGCGGGCGAATCTCTCGACCTGAATGGGTCCACGCGCGTCGCGCACGCCGTGCAGATCGCGCCCGGTGACGTCGACGAGGCGTGGCTGCGCGCGTGGCGGATCCACGGACGCGAGCACGCGATCGACCTGGAGCCGCCCGCGCCGGATTCTGCCGGGCTCGCGTCGACGGATCCGAAGACCCGGCTCGGTGCGGTCCGGGCAGAGCTCGATGCCGTGCGGACACCGCTCGATCGCGCGCAGCTCGTGGCGGGCGTCTGGCGCGCGACGTGGCCGCACGACCGCCTCGTGTTCGGGTCGAGCCGCCTCGTGCGGGTCGCGGACGACGTGCTGCGCGGCAAGAAGGTGCCCGTGCACGCGAACCGCGGACTGGCGGGCATCGACGGCACGATTGCGACCGGCCTCGGCATCGCCCTGGCCAGCCAGCAGGACGGGGCGGCGGGCGTCACGCGCGTCCTCCTCGGTGATCTCGCGCTCTTGCACGACATCGGCTCGCTCCTCTTCGCCGAGGGCGAGCCGCGGCCACGGATCCAGGTGATCGTCGGCAACGACCGCGGCGGCACGATCTTCGATGGGCTCGAGGTCGCGAGTGTCGCGGATCCCGCGTCGATGACGCGCGTGCTGCTCACCCCGCCGTCGGTCGACCTCGCGCCGCTCGCCGCGGCGTACGGCTGGGAGTATACGCGCGCGGCGACGCGTTCCGAGCTCGATGTCGCGCTGACGGCGCCCATCTCCGGGCCGCAGCTCCTCGAGGTGCCACTCGAGCGGTAG
- a CDS encoding PLD nuclease N-terminal domain-containing protein encodes MGRLLIPLALVALAFWVFSIVDCAIQPPTRHRGASKRVWILITLVPVIGGILWWVIGRSRDAQPQSSAGQPVAPDDDPRFTASDERIRRLEEELAMLDAEEAFGSPSAGDDEAPDERAADSDEDHGDGPRDERA; translated from the coding sequence GTGGGTCGACTCCTTATTCCTCTGGCACTCGTTGCCCTGGCGTTCTGGGTGTTCAGCATCGTTGACTGTGCCATCCAGCCGCCGACGCGGCATCGTGGCGCCTCGAAGCGGGTCTGGATCCTCATCACGCTCGTTCCCGTGATCGGCGGCATCCTGTGGTGGGTCATCGGCCGCTCGCGCGATGCGCAGCCGCAGTCGTCCGCGGGACAGCCGGTCGCGCCGGATGACGACCCCCGCTTCACCGCCTCCGATGAGCGCATTCGTCGCCTCGAGGAGGAGCTCGCCATGCTTGACGCCGAGGAGGCCTTTGGCTCGCCGAGCGCCGGCGACGACGAGGCGCCCGATGAGAGGGCCGCCGATTCCGACGAGGACCACGGAGACGGCCCGCGGGATGAGCGCGCCTGA
- a CDS encoding GntR family transcriptional regulator gives MSKSASRLNAARSVVPVSRMSTVDLIVIELRKAILAGNLAVGAPLGEVEIASQLGVSRGPLREAAQRLVQEGLLVSVPGRGMRVRRILSTEVPDLYESRLALESHAARRLAQRPEPTQIAELEACLARLIAVSAADAAMPIGDADLAFHRQLVDLVGSRRLSMRIETLLAETRVASLSAEDGFHVRRSVSPTYRELVDAIAAGDGDAAAEALSRQFEAAVARLTGEDDSAETVESPTGDEPPRFSRIESSE, from the coding sequence GTGTCGAAGTCGGCTTCGCGTCTCAACGCGGCACGCTCCGTCGTGCCCGTGTCGCGCATGTCGACAGTCGACCTGATCGTGATCGAGCTGCGCAAGGCGATTCTGGCCGGGAACCTGGCCGTCGGTGCCCCGCTTGGCGAGGTCGAGATCGCCTCCCAGCTCGGCGTGAGTCGCGGTCCGCTGCGCGAGGCCGCGCAACGCCTCGTGCAAGAGGGGTTGCTCGTGTCCGTGCCCGGGCGCGGCATGCGCGTACGGCGGATCCTGTCGACAGAGGTGCCCGACCTCTATGAGTCGCGTCTGGCGCTCGAGTCGCACGCTGCGCGTCGCCTCGCCCAGCGCCCGGAGCCAACCCAGATCGCAGAACTCGAGGCCTGTCTCGCGCGGCTCATTGCCGTGAGCGCAGCCGATGCGGCGATGCCGATCGGCGATGCTGACCTCGCCTTCCACCGTCAGCTCGTCGATCTCGTCGGCAGCCGCCGACTTTCGATGCGCATCGAGACGCTCCTCGCGGAGACCCGCGTGGCGAGCCTGAGCGCCGAGGACGGCTTTCACGTCCGCCGATCGGTCTCGCCGACCTACCGCGAGCTCGTCGACGCGATCGCGGCGGGCGACGGAGACGCCGCAGCCGAAGCGCTCTCGCGCCAGTTCGAGGCCGCGGTGGCGCGCCTGACGGGCGAGGACGACTCCGCTGAGACCGTCGAATCGCCGACGGGCGACGAACCGCCGAGGTTCAGCCGCATCGAATCGTCGGAGTAG
- a CDS encoding transporter substrate-binding domain-containing protein gives MIRRTKWTAGIAGAGILALGLAGCASGGDDGGGGTDGGGGDASTLERLQEEGTITVAINGEQPYSWVDDSGEPTGATIAIHEEVFGNLGIDNIEVEEVAWDNLIPGLIAGRWDAVSAGMSITPERCEQAAFGDPEIMYTTTLAVPAGNPMGLTDLDSVLESDGDVKLALQSGAIEDGYVDQLGGYSNVVQVDGAASGLETVQAGRADAFALTAVSLAWMTENMDDLETTEAFVQEIDGIKQIGAGATVFRPADSDLLEAYNEELANVTGDESAYLGLVEPFGFSAENLPPQDLTTDQLCSGDLEELQ, from the coding sequence ATGATTCGACGCACCAAGTGGACCGCGGGTATCGCGGGAGCCGGTATTCTCGCGCTCGGCCTCGCCGGCTGCGCGTCCGGCGGCGACGACGGCGGCGGTGGCACCGACGGCGGCGGCGGCGACGCGAGCACGCTCGAGCGCCTGCAAGAAGAAGGCACCATCACGGTCGCCATCAACGGCGAACAGCCCTACTCCTGGGTCGACGATTCGGGAGAGCCCACGGGCGCGACCATCGCGATTCACGAAGAGGTCTTCGGCAACCTCGGCATCGACAACATCGAGGTCGAAGAAGTTGCCTGGGACAACCTCATCCCCGGACTCATCGCCGGCCGCTGGGACGCGGTCAGCGCCGGAATGTCCATCACCCCCGAACGCTGCGAGCAGGCGGCGTTCGGCGACCCCGAGATCATGTACACGACGACCCTGGCCGTCCCGGCGGGCAATCCGATGGGTCTCACCGATCTCGACTCCGTGCTCGAGTCGGACGGCGACGTCAAGCTCGCGCTCCAGTCGGGTGCGATCGAGGATGGCTACGTGGATCAGCTCGGCGGCTATAGCAACGTCGTCCAGGTCGACGGTGCCGCATCAGGCCTCGAGACCGTCCAGGCCGGCCGCGCCGACGCGTTCGCGCTGACCGCGGTCTCGCTCGCCTGGATGACCGAGAACATGGACGACCTTGAGACCACCGAGGCGTTCGTGCAGGAGATCGACGGCATCAAGCAGATCGGTGCCGGAGCCACGGTCTTCCGCCCGGCTGACTCCGACCTGCTCGAGGCCTACAACGAGGAGCTCGCGAACGTCACGGGCGACGAGTCGGCGTACCTCGGCCTCGTGGAGCCCTTCGGCTTCTCGGCTGAGAACCTGCCGCCGCAGGACCTCACCACCGACCAGCTCTGCTCGGGCGATCTCGAAGAGCTGCAGTAA
- a CDS encoding amino acid ABC transporter permease, which produces MTDYIETLGRRLPQVLDGLLITVELTIGGAVLALLIAIGLGLLARVQNVFLRGFARVVIEFFRGTSLVVQLFFLFFVLPLPPFNLDLPPLVVGLIGLGLNYGAYGAEVVRGSINSVPKGQWEATTALSMSPTQRMVRVIFPQAWALMIPSLNNLLIQLLKGTAVVYTITIVELTKVFNDLRQDTDVFFAYSVALVIYFVLAYILSTLMGLLEKRAVAKLGRGTKKLKMVPDTKGVAA; this is translated from the coding sequence GTGACTGACTACATCGAAACGCTAGGACGGCGCCTCCCGCAGGTCCTCGACGGTCTCCTGATCACCGTCGAGCTGACCATCGGGGGCGCCGTCCTCGCGCTTCTCATCGCCATCGGACTCGGGCTGCTCGCCCGTGTCCAAAATGTGTTTCTGCGCGGGTTCGCCCGCGTCGTGATCGAGTTCTTCCGCGGCACCTCGCTCGTCGTGCAGCTGTTCTTCCTGTTCTTCGTGCTGCCGCTGCCGCCGTTCAACCTCGATCTTCCTCCCCTCGTAGTCGGCCTCATCGGCCTCGGCCTCAACTACGGTGCGTACGGCGCGGAGGTCGTACGCGGATCCATCAACTCGGTACCCAAGGGCCAGTGGGAGGCCACGACCGCGCTCAGCATGTCGCCCACTCAGCGCATGGTGCGCGTCATCTTCCCGCAGGCGTGGGCACTGATGATCCCGTCCCTGAACAACCTGCTGATCCAGCTTCTGAAGGGAACGGCCGTCGTGTACACCATCACGATCGTCGAGCTGACAAAGGTCTTCAACGACCTGCGCCAGGACACGGACGTGTTCTTCGCATACTCTGTGGCGCTGGTCATCTACTTCGTCCTGGCATACATTCTGTCGACGCTGATGGGACTGCTTGAGAAGCGCGCTGTCGCGAAGCTCGGGCGTGGGACGAAGAAGCTCAAGATGGTTCCGGACACGAAGGGGGTCGCAGCATGA
- the ehuD gene encoding ectoine/hydroxyectoine ABC transporter permease subunit EhuD: MIDDSLWNWEHVWAALPDMLAAFVKVTLLVTIVGSIIAAVLGLVIALVRRTAPQPISGIVTFLMNFVRMTPIVVQLLFVYYAIPSISGLTVGIIVFGIHYATFMAEVYRSGIDAVPKGQWEATTALSMSPGRTWIAVIIPQAVRATVPALGNYVISMFKETPFLVTIAVMDMVGAAREYGAGTFRFTEVFIVAGILFLVASYPTSLLIGRLEKRLVY, translated from the coding sequence ATGATCGACGACTCTCTCTGGAACTGGGAGCACGTCTGGGCGGCGTTGCCGGACATGCTCGCGGCCTTCGTCAAGGTGACGTTGCTCGTCACCATCGTCGGCAGTATCATCGCCGCGGTCCTCGGGCTCGTGATCGCCCTCGTCCGCCGCACCGCGCCGCAACCGATCTCGGGCATCGTGACCTTCCTGATGAACTTCGTCCGCATGACGCCGATCGTCGTGCAGCTGCTGTTCGTCTACTACGCGATACCGAGCATCTCCGGCCTCACCGTCGGCATCATCGTGTTCGGCATCCACTACGCCACCTTCATGGCAGAGGTCTACCGATCCGGAATCGACGCCGTACCGAAGGGCCAGTGGGAAGCAACCACTGCCCTCAGCATGTCGCCGGGCCGGACCTGGATCGCTGTCATCATCCCGCAGGCGGTGCGCGCAACCGTTCCCGCCCTCGGAAACTACGTCATCTCGATGTTCAAGGAGACGCCGTTCCTCGTCACGATCGCCGTGATGGACATGGTCGGTGCAGCGCGCGAATACGGCGCGGGCACCTTCCGGTTCACCGAGGTGTTCATCGTCGCGGGCATCCTGTTCCTTGTCGCGAGCTATCCCACCTCTCTCCTCATTGGGCGATTGGAGAAGCGTCTTGTCTACTGA
- the ehuA gene encoding ectoine/hydroxyectoine ABC transporter ATP-binding protein EhuA, giving the protein MSTEPHTHTGAVELAEGEVPAIRFEQVVKRYGDNTVLDHLNFTVRKGDRVTLIGPSGSGKTTILRLVMTLEDSTDGYILVDGNPLTHLQRDGKRVVIKDRERAQMRKRIGMVFQQFNLFPNMTVLENIIEAPVHVLGRSKAEAIKRAHELLEQVGLPDKANAHPTSLSGGQQQRVAIARCLAMDPEIMLLDEVTSALDPEVVGEVLGILRNIAETTDVTMLIVTHEMQFARDVSNRVLMFDKGRIVEEGAPSDIFDNPQEQRTKDFLSAVA; this is encoded by the coding sequence TTGTCTACTGAACCCCACACTCACACTGGTGCGGTCGAACTCGCGGAGGGTGAAGTCCCCGCGATCCGCTTCGAGCAGGTCGTGAAGCGCTACGGCGACAACACCGTGCTCGACCACCTCAACTTCACGGTCCGCAAGGGCGATCGCGTCACGCTGATCGGCCCCAGTGGATCCGGGAAGACGACCATCTTGCGTCTCGTGATGACTCTCGAGGACTCGACGGACGGCTACATCCTGGTGGACGGAAATCCGCTCACGCACCTCCAGCGCGATGGCAAGCGGGTCGTCATCAAGGACAGGGAGCGCGCCCAGATGCGTAAGCGCATCGGCATGGTGTTCCAGCAGTTCAACCTGTTCCCGAACATGACGGTCCTCGAGAACATCATCGAGGCTCCCGTGCATGTGCTGGGACGGTCGAAGGCGGAAGCCATCAAGCGGGCGCACGAGCTGCTCGAGCAGGTCGGCCTGCCCGACAAGGCGAACGCGCACCCCACATCGCTCTCGGGCGGTCAGCAGCAGCGCGTCGCGATTGCGCGGTGCCTCGCGATGGATCCCGAGATCATGCTGCTCGACGAGGTCACGAGCGCGCTCGACCCCGAGGTCGTCGGCGAGGTGCTGGGGATCCTCCGGAACATCGCCGAGACGACCGACGTGACGATGCTGATCGTCACGCACGAGATGCAGTTCGCGCGCGACGTGTCGAACCGCGTCCTCATGTTCGACAAGGGGCGGATCGTCGAGGAGGGGGCACCCTCCGACATCTTCGACAATCCGCAGGAGCAGCGCACGAAGGACTTCCTTTCGGCCGTCGCCTGA
- a CDS encoding DUF4229 domain-containing protein, producing MKARSVITYTLLRLAFFLVPLGIMMLFPAFWNMWWLAILFAGLIGVSLSIIFLQKPRSEFSEGLYERRRTTKSAREIDEDIENEANARLADETPREEDSVDR from the coding sequence ATGAAGGCCCGCTCCGTCATCACGTACACGCTGCTGCGCCTGGCGTTCTTCCTGGTGCCCCTGGGCATCATGATGCTGTTCCCGGCCTTCTGGAACATGTGGTGGCTCGCGATCCTCTTCGCAGGTCTCATCGGCGTGAGCCTGTCGATCATCTTCCTGCAGAAGCCGCGCTCGGAGTTCTCCGAGGGCCTCTATGAACGCCGCCGCACGACGAAGTCCGCCCGCGAGATCGACGAGGACATCGAGAACGAGGCGAATGCCCGGCTAGCCGACGAAACTCCACGCGAGGAAGATTCCGTAGATCGGTGA
- a CDS encoding 1,4-dihydroxy-2-naphthoate polyprenyltransferase has translation MAKNSRNVSGNPAKRGTTKAPPPKPVTFGDWVGAARLRTLPLAVTPVVIGTGAAVLADVDRQFHWVIALFCLAVSVLLQIGVNFANDYSDGIRGTDDLRVGPARITGSKRVPAKTVLIVALTFFGLAALAGLAIVIRTGQWWMIAVGALCIVAAWFYTGGRRPYGYNALGEVFVFVFFGLVATLGTTWVQALYLPQEAWFGAVAAGFLACAVLLANNLRDIEQDRAAGKRTLSVIIGPLGTKILYTLLVAAAYGIAAFIALLYPIAWLCFFGLVAVGPAIAIVWSFRVPRELVTALALTSISSPIYGIFLAWSFVG, from the coding sequence GTGGCGAAGAACTCCAGGAACGTGAGCGGAAATCCGGCGAAGCGCGGCACGACGAAGGCGCCGCCGCCGAAGCCGGTGACCTTCGGCGACTGGGTGGGCGCCGCGCGGCTGCGCACGCTGCCGCTCGCGGTGACGCCGGTCGTCATCGGCACGGGCGCCGCGGTGCTCGCGGACGTCGACCGTCAGTTCCACTGGGTGATCGCGCTCTTCTGCCTCGCCGTGTCGGTGCTGCTGCAGATCGGCGTGAACTTCGCCAACGACTACTCCGACGGCATCCGCGGCACTGACGACCTGCGCGTCGGCCCGGCGCGCATCACGGGGTCGAAGCGCGTCCCCGCGAAGACCGTGCTCATCGTCGCACTGACATTCTTCGGCCTCGCCGCGCTCGCCGGACTCGCCATCGTCATCCGCACCGGGCAGTGGTGGATGATCGCGGTCGGCGCGCTCTGCATCGTGGCCGCGTGGTTCTACACCGGCGGCCGCCGCCCATACGGTTACAACGCCCTCGGCGAGGTGTTCGTCTTCGTCTTCTTCGGGCTCGTCGCCACGCTCGGCACGACGTGGGTGCAGGCGCTGTACCTGCCGCAGGAGGCGTGGTTCGGCGCGGTCGCGGCCGGGTTCCTCGCCTGCGCGGTGCTGCTCGCGAATAACCTCCGGGACATCGAACAGGACCGCGCGGCCGGCAAGCGCACGCTCTCGGTGATCATCGGGCCGCTGGGTACGAAGATCCTCTATACGCTGCTCGTCGCAGCGGCGTACGGCATCGCCGCGTTCATCGCGCTGCTGTATCCGATCGCGTGGCTGTGCTTCTTCGGCCTCGTCGCCGTCGGTCCCGCGATCGCGATCGTGTGGAGCTTCCGGGTGCCGCGCGAGCTCGTCACTGCGCTCGCGCTGACCTCGATCAGCTCACCGATCTACGGAATCTTCCTCGCGTGGAGTTTCGTCGGCTAG
- a CDS encoding AMP-binding protein: protein MRLERVEAADPRDVLRAVRGAVLGAGPAIALGGGDLPFEVPAGTALVVTTSGSTGVPKSVALSRSALTASAMATAARIGEGHWLLPLSGGTIAGIQVMVRALVAGRDPAILAGRFSAPAFAHAASGMRSTVGGERIPTFTSLVPAQLLTLVDAAEEAPPVAQALASFEAILVGGQRLPDVLRERALALGARLVRTYGSTETSGGCVYDGAPLDDVRVEVVDGELRIAGPHLADGYLGDPDRTAAAFVVDASGMRWYRTGDAGSVADGRVRVTGRIDNVIVSGGVNVSLDRVEAIVREVPGLADAVLVPAPHPRWGEVPVIVTASRVEALGAARAAVERELGAPGRPDRVVRVATIPRLASGKPDRRALRARVI from the coding sequence GTGAGACTCGAACGCGTCGAGGCGGCGGATCCGCGCGACGTGCTGCGCGCGGTGCGCGGCGCGGTCCTCGGCGCGGGCCCCGCGATCGCGCTCGGCGGCGGCGACCTGCCGTTCGAGGTCCCCGCGGGGACGGCGCTCGTCGTGACGACCTCGGGCTCCACGGGCGTGCCCAAGTCGGTTGCGCTGTCCCGTTCGGCGCTGACGGCGTCGGCGATGGCGACCGCCGCGCGCATCGGTGAGGGGCACTGGCTTCTGCCGCTCAGCGGTGGCACGATCGCGGGCATCCAGGTGATGGTGCGCGCGCTCGTCGCGGGGCGCGATCCGGCGATCCTCGCGGGCCGATTCTCCGCGCCGGCCTTCGCACATGCCGCGAGCGGCATGCGCTCGACCGTCGGCGGCGAGCGGATCCCGACCTTCACCTCGCTCGTGCCGGCGCAGCTGCTGACGCTCGTCGACGCCGCCGAGGAGGCCCCGCCCGTCGCGCAGGCGCTGGCCTCGTTCGAGGCGATCCTCGTCGGCGGGCAGCGCCTTCCTGATGTTCTCCGTGAACGCGCGCTCGCGCTCGGGGCGCGCCTCGTGCGCACGTACGGCTCCACCGAGACGAGCGGCGGCTGCGTCTACGACGGAGCACCGCTGGACGACGTCCGCGTCGAGGTCGTCGACGGGGAGCTGCGCATCGCCGGTCCGCACCTCGCCGACGGCTATCTCGGGGATCCGGACCGCACCGCTGCGGCATTCGTCGTCGACGCCTCCGGAATGCGCTGGTACCGCACGGGAGACGCCGGATCCGTCGCCGACGGTCGCGTGCGCGTCACGGGGCGCATCGACAATGTCATCGTCTCCGGCGGCGTCAACGTCTCGCTCGACCGCGTCGAGGCGATCGTGCGTGAGGTTCCCGGCCTCGCCGACGCGGTCCTCGTGCCAGCGCCACACCCGCGTTGGGGCGAGGTCCCCGTCATCGTCACCGCCTCGCGGGTCGAGGCGCTGGGCGCTGCGCGCGCGGCCGTCGAGCGCGAGCTCGGAGCCCCGGGACGACCAGACCGCGTCGTGCGCGTCGCGACGATCCCGCGGCTGGCGAGCGGCAAGCCGGACCGCCGGGCACTCCGCGCCCGCGTCATCTGA